A genomic window from Rhodococcus sp. KBS0724 includes:
- a CDS encoding PIG-L deacetylase family protein, translating to MEPFPEDWQRAIVVVAHPDDIEYGAAAAVARWTDQGKDVRYVLATSGEAGIAGLPPEESGPVREEEERRSAAAVGVTEVEFLGFPDGRLTAGLELRSVLAAVIRRHQPELVVTMNFSNTWGPGYLNSADHRALGISVLDATSDAANEWIFPELSDGPEPWTGVRWVAVSSMTPTHGVDVSTTVARAVDSLAEHSRYLAALSDVPVREQAQAQIDMVSGRIPGFAADRAVGFELYYF from the coding sequence ATGGAACCATTCCCCGAGGACTGGCAGCGTGCGATTGTGGTCGTTGCCCATCCCGATGACATTGAGTACGGAGCGGCTGCTGCGGTAGCCCGATGGACCGATCAAGGCAAGGACGTCAGATACGTACTCGCGACGAGCGGGGAAGCGGGGATCGCGGGACTGCCACCGGAGGAGTCCGGGCCCGTCCGGGAGGAAGAAGAGCGTCGTAGCGCCGCTGCGGTCGGAGTGACCGAGGTGGAGTTCCTTGGTTTTCCGGATGGTCGGCTGACAGCCGGACTCGAACTGCGATCGGTGTTGGCGGCCGTGATCAGGCGTCACCAACCGGAACTGGTGGTGACGATGAACTTCTCGAACACCTGGGGTCCTGGTTATCTCAACAGTGCCGATCATCGAGCGTTGGGAATCAGTGTCCTCGACGCGACCTCGGATGCGGCCAACGAGTGGATCTTTCCGGAACTGTCGGACGGCCCGGAACCGTGGACCGGAGTTCGGTGGGTTGCTGTGAGTTCGATGACACCGACCCACGGCGTCGATGTGAGCACCACGGTGGCGCGCGCGGTGGATTCCCTCGCAGAGCATTCGCGGTATCTGGCGGCACTGAGTGACGTTCCGGTTCGTGAGCAGGCGCAGGCTCAGATCGACATGGTGTCGGGGCGGATACCTGGCTTCGCGGCCGACCGAGCAGTCGGGTTCGAGTTGTACTATTTCTGA
- a CDS encoding TetR/AcrR family transcriptional regulator, with product MAIRNADDQVLARKGDGQRTPNLAIDNLILDAARSCVLDFGMQRTTLAEIARRAGVSRPTVYRRWPDTRAVVADLLTREIRAVLPEIETTGSARDLLLAALVDVVAEIRDHPLFVKIRSTDQELLTTYIVDRIGASQKSILDLITVVVTAGQQDGSIRHGNTDEIASMLLLMAQSVVFSAPTLQERLSADAAVQQLRIAVAAYLTPTAGTDG from the coding sequence ATGGCAATCCGTAACGCAGATGATCAAGTCCTGGCGCGAAAGGGCGACGGTCAGCGCACTCCAAACCTCGCGATCGACAATCTCATTCTTGATGCCGCCCGATCGTGCGTGCTCGATTTCGGTATGCAGCGCACCACGTTGGCCGAGATCGCTCGACGCGCCGGTGTTTCTCGGCCGACTGTCTACCGTCGTTGGCCAGACACGCGGGCTGTAGTCGCCGACCTCCTGACACGCGAAATTCGCGCGGTCCTCCCTGAAATAGAGACGACCGGTTCGGCGCGGGACCTACTTCTCGCTGCTCTGGTGGACGTTGTCGCCGAGATTCGTGATCATCCGCTGTTCGTGAAGATTCGATCGACCGACCAGGAATTGCTGACCACCTACATCGTGGATCGAATTGGTGCCAGCCAGAAGTCGATCCTCGATTTGATCACGGTTGTGGTCACTGCCGGGCAGCAAGACGGATCGATCCGTCACGGAAATACCGACGAGATAGCGTCGATGTTGTTGCTGATGGCACAGTCGGTGGTGTTCTCGGCCCCGACACTGCAGGAGCGACTCTCCGCCGACGCAGCAGTGCAGCAGTTGAGAATTGCGGTCGCGGCGTACCTGACGCCGACTGCGGGAACCGACGGATAG
- a CDS encoding glycerol-3-phosphate dehydrogenase/oxidase, which produces MADSDRTAPNADPSALNAARRTREWDELSGGSSVDLLVIGGGITGVGVALDAVTRGLSVVLVDKHDLAFGTSRWSSKLAHGGLRYLASGNIGIARESAVERGILMTRTAPHLVRAMPQLVPLLPQTSFFGKSLVRTGFTAGDVLRATARTPSSVLPRSRAVSASRARELVPAVRQADLRGALTAYDGQLIDDARLVVNIARTAASFGARILTRVGAYEVSGTSATLRDELTGTEFLLRARTVVNATGVWADQVDPSITLRPSRGTHLVLDAKSLGNPTAALTVPIPGETNRFVFALPAQLGRIYLGLTDEAAPGPVPDVPQASDAEVDFLLATVNTALEVPLTRADVLGTFAGLRPLLDTGGGATADLSRNHAVVRSATDVITVVGGKLTTYRKMAEDAVDCAVEAGGLNAGPCRTRNVPLVGAASRAVLDKVRAPAGLVARYGTEAEAIAGVGGDGLRQVAGLDICAAELAFAVSHEGALDASDILDRRTRIGLVASDRERALPEAERAFRAV; this is translated from the coding sequence ATGGCCGACAGTGATCGCACTGCACCGAATGCCGATCCGTCGGCGCTCAACGCCGCCCGTCGGACCCGCGAATGGGATGAACTCTCCGGCGGAAGTTCCGTGGACCTTCTGGTCATCGGCGGCGGAATCACCGGTGTCGGTGTGGCATTGGACGCCGTGACGCGTGGCCTGAGCGTGGTGTTGGTGGACAAGCACGACCTGGCCTTCGGCACCAGTCGGTGGAGCTCGAAGCTCGCTCACGGCGGACTTCGGTATCTTGCGTCGGGAAATATCGGTATCGCCCGTGAGAGTGCGGTCGAACGCGGAATTCTCATGACGCGCACCGCGCCGCATCTCGTGCGGGCGATGCCGCAACTCGTACCGTTGCTACCGCAGACGTCGTTCTTCGGAAAGTCCTTGGTACGGACCGGATTTACTGCCGGTGACGTATTGCGGGCAACAGCTCGGACACCGTCGTCGGTATTGCCTCGCTCGCGCGCAGTGAGCGCGTCTCGGGCACGGGAGTTGGTGCCGGCAGTGCGGCAGGCCGACCTTCGCGGTGCGCTGACGGCCTACGACGGTCAGTTGATCGACGACGCTCGGCTGGTTGTGAATATCGCCCGCACAGCGGCGTCCTTCGGTGCTCGGATTCTGACCAGGGTGGGTGCCTACGAGGTTTCCGGTACGTCCGCGACACTGCGGGACGAGTTGACCGGAACCGAGTTCCTGTTGCGTGCCCGGACAGTAGTGAACGCGACGGGCGTGTGGGCAGATCAGGTGGATCCCAGCATCACCCTGCGACCGAGCCGCGGCACGCATCTGGTGCTCGACGCGAAATCGCTGGGCAATCCCACTGCGGCCCTGACGGTTCCGATTCCAGGTGAGACCAATCGATTTGTCTTTGCGTTGCCGGCGCAACTTGGCCGGATCTATCTCGGCTTGACCGACGAAGCGGCGCCCGGGCCGGTTCCCGATGTGCCGCAAGCGTCGGATGCGGAAGTGGATTTCCTTCTCGCTACGGTGAATACGGCTTTGGAAGTTCCGTTGACCCGGGCCGATGTGCTTGGTACTTTTGCCGGTTTGCGACCGTTGCTGGACACCGGCGGGGGAGCGACTGCCGACCTGTCCCGTAATCATGCGGTGGTCCGGTCGGCGACCGATGTGATCACCGTTGTCGGTGGCAAGCTCACGACGTACCGCAAGATGGCGGAAGACGCCGTCGACTGCGCCGTCGAAGCCGGCGGATTGAACGCGGGTCCGTGCCGAACGCGCAACGTGCCGTTGGTCGGTGCCGCATCGCGCGCTGTGTTGGACAAAGTTCGAGCGCCCGCCGGATTGGTGGCGCGGTACGGCACCGAAGCCGAAGCGATTGCCGGGGTGGGCGGTGACGGACTTCGGCAGGTGGCCGGTCTGGATATCTGCGCCGCCGAACTCGCCTTTGCCGTCTCTCACGAGGGGGCGCTCGACGCGTCCGACATCCTGGACCGTCGGACGCGGATCGGCCTGGTGGCTTCCGACCGTGAACGTGCGTTGCCGGAGGCGGAGCGGGCATTCCGGGCGGTATGA
- a CDS encoding glycosyltransferase, with amino-acid sequence MRVAVVAGPDPGHAFPAIALSLALIAAGDEPILFTGSRWVEKARAAGVNTEPLKGLAPRPGDDDLDAGARIHSRAAYISTELLPDLKAVAPDLVVSDILTAGGGLAAERLGIPWVELSPHPLYLPSRGLPPIGSGLAPGVGLRGRLRDTVMRAATGRSIKQGLAQRSDARVGVGLPAVDPGPHARLIATIPALEVPRPDWPAHAHVVGPLLWEPTTETLEAPRGSQPLVMVAPSTAHTGAVGMLEQTVDGLDGAGLRLIASVLDGSDARYPDWVRAGLGRQDVMLRDASVLVCGGGHGMLAKALSAGVPTVIVPGGGDQWELANRAARAGSAVIVRPADAGSIRDAVLRVLSERSFAEAAGAAAATATDVRDPVAVCREVVAGVAAA; translated from the coding sequence GTGCGAGTAGCCGTTGTTGCCGGGCCGGACCCGGGTCATGCTTTTCCCGCAATAGCGTTGTCACTGGCGCTGATCGCCGCGGGCGACGAGCCGATTCTGTTCACCGGGTCGAGATGGGTGGAGAAGGCACGCGCCGCGGGAGTGAACACCGAACCTCTCAAAGGGTTGGCGCCGAGGCCCGGTGACGACGACCTTGACGCCGGCGCGCGGATTCATTCGCGAGCGGCATACATCTCGACGGAACTTCTCCCCGATCTCAAAGCAGTAGCCCCGGATCTGGTGGTCTCGGACATCCTCACTGCCGGAGGCGGATTGGCGGCCGAGCGGCTGGGAATTCCGTGGGTCGAGCTCTCGCCCCATCCGCTGTATTTGCCGTCCCGGGGCCTGCCGCCCATCGGTAGTGGGTTGGCTCCCGGCGTCGGGCTGCGCGGCCGCCTGCGTGACACCGTGATGCGAGCGGCAACGGGTCGTTCGATCAAGCAGGGGTTGGCCCAGCGATCCGACGCGCGCGTCGGGGTCGGGCTCCCCGCAGTGGATCCAGGTCCTCATGCGCGATTGATCGCGACGATTCCTGCGTTGGAAGTTCCGCGGCCGGACTGGCCTGCCCACGCACACGTCGTCGGTCCGTTGTTGTGGGAACCGACAACGGAGACACTGGAGGCGCCGCGTGGTTCGCAGCCGTTGGTCATGGTGGCGCCGTCTACCGCGCACACCGGTGCGGTGGGAATGCTCGAGCAAACCGTCGACGGTTTGGACGGGGCCGGGCTGCGACTGATCGCGTCGGTTCTGGACGGTTCGGACGCTCGGTATCCGGACTGGGTTCGTGCGGGGCTCGGCCGTCAGGATGTGATGCTGCGCGATGCTTCGGTTCTGGTGTGCGGAGGTGGGCACGGAATGCTGGCCAAAGCTCTGTCGGCCGGCGTACCGACGGTGATTGTTCCCGGCGGCGGCGATCAGTGGGAGTTGGCGAATCGTGCTGCTCGCGCCGGTAGTGCGGTGATCGTGCGACCGGCTGATGCCGGGTCCATCAGGGACGCCGTGCTGCGGGTTCTCTCCGAGCGCAGCTTCGCGGAAGCGGCCGGCGCTGCCGCGGCGACGGCTACGGACGTCCGCGACCCGGTGGCGGTGTGTCGGGAAGTCGTGGCCGGGGTAGCGGCGGCCTGA
- a CDS encoding DUF3046 domain-containing protein translates to MRLTEFHELVREEFGQVRGDSMLLDHVILSLGGLTAAEAIEAGQDPREVWRALCAEFDVPPSRR, encoded by the coding sequence GTGCGATTGACCGAGTTTCACGAATTGGTACGAGAAGAGTTCGGGCAGGTGCGAGGTGACTCGATGCTGCTCGACCACGTCATCCTGAGTCTTGGCGGACTGACGGCCGCAGAGGCTATCGAGGCAGGCCAGGACCCCCGCGAGGTGTGGCGTGCGTTGTGCGCGGAATTCGACGTGCCGCCGTCGCGTCGCTAG
- the recA gene encoding recombinase RecA has translation MAPQAPDRDKALDLALAQIDKNFGKGSVMRLGEGVRQPIAVIPTGSIALDVALGIGGLPRGRVVEIYGPESSGKTTVALHAVANAQANGGIAAFIDAEHALDPDYAAKLGVDTDALLVSQPDTGEQALEITDMLIRSGALDIIVVDSVAALVPRAEIEGEMGDSHVGLQARLMSQALRKITGAMNNSGTTVIFINQLREKIGVMFGSPETTTGGKALKFYASVRLDIRRIETLKDGTDAVGNRTRVKVVKNKVAPPFKQAEFDILYGQGISKEGSLIDMGVEHGFIRKSGSWYTYEGDQLGQGKENARKFLLENTDIRDEIEKKIKEKLGIGADVTATDEAPADF, from the coding sequence ATGGCACCACAGGCACCAGATCGGGACAAGGCGCTCGACCTCGCGTTGGCGCAGATCGACAAGAATTTCGGCAAGGGTTCGGTGATGCGCTTGGGTGAAGGCGTCCGCCAGCCCATCGCGGTGATCCCCACGGGTTCCATCGCACTCGATGTCGCGCTGGGCATCGGCGGGTTGCCTCGTGGTCGAGTCGTCGAGATCTACGGCCCGGAATCTTCGGGTAAGACCACTGTTGCACTGCACGCGGTTGCCAATGCGCAGGCCAACGGCGGCATCGCTGCATTCATCGACGCGGAGCACGCACTCGATCCGGATTACGCGGCCAAGTTGGGTGTTGATACCGACGCACTGCTGGTCTCCCAGCCCGATACCGGTGAGCAGGCGCTCGAGATCACCGACATGTTGATCCGCTCCGGCGCTCTCGACATCATCGTCGTCGACTCCGTGGCCGCACTTGTTCCCCGCGCCGAAATCGAAGGCGAAATGGGAGACAGCCACGTCGGTCTCCAGGCTCGTCTGATGAGCCAGGCACTGCGAAAGATCACCGGTGCCATGAACAACTCGGGCACCACCGTTATCTTCATCAACCAGCTTCGCGAGAAGATCGGTGTGATGTTCGGTTCACCCGAAACCACCACCGGTGGTAAGGCATTGAAGTTCTACGCGTCGGTCCGTCTGGACATTCGCCGCATCGAGACGCTCAAGGACGGCACCGACGCAGTCGGTAACCGTACCCGCGTCAAGGTGGTCAAGAACAAGGTCGCTCCGCCGTTCAAGCAGGCCGAGTTCGACATCCTCTACGGCCAGGGCATCAGCAAGGAAGGCTCGCTCATCGACATGGGTGTCGAGCACGGGTTCATCCGCAAGTCCGGCTCCTGGTACACCTATGAAGGCGACCAGTTGGGCCAGGGCAAGGAGAATGCTCGAAAGTTCTTGCTGGAGAACACCGACATCCGTGACGAGATCGAGAAGAAGATCAAGGAAAAGCTGGGTATCGGTGCTGATGTCACCGCTACCGATGAAGCACCCGCCGATTTCTGA
- the recX gene encoding recombination regulator RecX gives MEYIDDDGGGDTGYRRSRSRSDRTGSRGGSDQHGEGRQHGGRRQRGEGARAEGGTEAQAKDACLRLLTDRARSRSELEKKLISRGFETDIITRTLDRLQEIGLIDDADFANQWVHSRHTYSGKGKKALAVELRLKGVDQDVATEALSQIEPEDERERAADLVRKKLRNKPVDDRDKVMRRLVAMLARKGYSASMSYEVVKAEMAAAES, from the coding sequence ATGGAGTACATCGACGATGACGGTGGCGGCGACACCGGTTATCGACGGTCTCGCTCGCGGTCCGATCGGACAGGGAGCCGTGGTGGCAGCGACCAGCACGGTGAAGGCAGACAGCACGGTGGACGCAGGCAGCGTGGTGAAGGTGCCCGCGCTGAAGGCGGCACGGAGGCGCAGGCAAAAGATGCTTGCCTGCGCCTCCTGACAGACCGCGCGCGCAGTCGGTCCGAGTTGGAGAAGAAGCTGATCAGTCGGGGATTCGAGACCGACATTATTACCCGGACGCTCGACCGTCTCCAGGAGATCGGTCTCATCGACGACGCGGATTTTGCCAACCAGTGGGTGCATTCGCGTCATACCTATTCCGGCAAGGGCAAGAAGGCGTTGGCCGTCGAGCTTCGACTCAAGGGTGTCGATCAGGACGTGGCAACAGAAGCGTTGTCGCAGATCGAGCCAGAAGACGAGCGCGAGCGCGCAGCAGATCTTGTTCGAAAGAAGTTGCGCAACAAGCCGGTTGACGATCGCGACAAGGTGATGCGACGGCTGGTGGCGATGCTTGCGCGCAAGGGCTACTCGGCGAGCATGTCGTACGAGGTCGTCAAAGCCGAGATGGCTGCCGCAGAGTCGTAG
- a CDS encoding amino acid ABC transporter permease, whose product MTKQATVLYDAPGPKARALYRLASVVVAVLALAIAFVVYRALDDKGQLTSAKWDPFLQADVWSTYLLPGIKGTLVAAALSIVLALILGAILGIGRLSDHRVVRIISGVIVELFRAIPVLLLIIFMYAVFAEYKVVKLDYLALTAVVVSLTLYNGSVIAEIVRSGINSLPRGQSEAAKALGMRKSQIMVTILLPQAVTTMLPALISQMVVALKDSALGYIIGYTELVRQSTQLGAAFQNYLPALMVAAVIMIILNSSLTYLATKVEKRLRSGKRKGKGPIAPPVADVAVSVPGMDLTTP is encoded by the coding sequence ATGACTAAGCAAGCAACGGTCCTCTACGACGCACCCGGCCCGAAGGCTCGGGCGCTGTACCGACTCGCTTCGGTTGTCGTAGCCGTCCTCGCCCTCGCTATCGCGTTTGTCGTGTATCGCGCACTTGACGACAAAGGACAGCTGACCTCGGCTAAATGGGATCCATTCCTACAGGCAGACGTCTGGTCGACATATCTGCTTCCCGGTATCAAGGGCACCTTGGTTGCGGCGGCACTGTCCATCGTGCTCGCACTGATCCTCGGCGCAATTCTCGGTATCGGCAGATTGTCCGATCACCGCGTCGTACGCATCATCAGTGGTGTCATCGTGGAGTTGTTCCGCGCGATTCCCGTGCTTCTGCTGATCATCTTCATGTACGCAGTTTTTGCCGAATACAAGGTCGTCAAACTCGACTATCTTGCGCTCACCGCCGTCGTCGTGAGTTTGACGCTCTACAACGGATCGGTGATCGCCGAAATCGTTCGCTCGGGAATCAACTCACTCCCCCGCGGACAAAGCGAAGCCGCCAAAGCTCTCGGCATGCGCAAATCTCAGATCATGGTGACAATCTTGCTTCCCCAGGCGGTCACAACCATGCTGCCGGCACTGATCTCGCAAATGGTTGTTGCACTCAAGGATTCAGCGCTGGGTTACATCATCGGCTACACCGAACTTGTTCGACAGTCCACCCAGTTGGGTGCGGCGTTCCAGAACTACCTGCCTGCGCTCATGGTGGCTGCAGTCATCATGATCATCTTGAACTCGTCGCTGACCTACCTGGCAACCAAGGTGGAGAAGCGTCTGCGATCAGGAAAGCGTAAGGGTAAGGGCCCGATCGCTCCGCCGGTCGCCGATGTTGCGGTGTCGGTTCCAGGAATGGATCTGACCACGCCGTGA
- a CDS encoding amino acid ABC transporter permease has protein sequence MKILDDYGSQILEAFWTTIQLTIFSAIGALILGVIVAAMRVSPVPVARFLGAAYVTVFRNTPLTLILLFCVFGLYQTLDISLASTSSSTFVIDNNFRLAILGLSIYTASFVCESIRAGINTVHAGQAEAGRSLGLTFLQNLRLIVLPQAFRAVIAPLGSVLIALTKNSTVAAVIGVSEASKLMKEILENEAALFLTAGIFAVGFVILTLPTGLLFGKLAKKFEVSR, from the coding sequence GTGAAAATACTCGACGATTACGGAAGCCAGATCCTCGAAGCGTTCTGGACCACGATCCAGCTCACGATCTTCTCGGCGATCGGCGCATTGATACTCGGAGTGATTGTTGCCGCGATGCGGGTGTCACCCGTACCTGTCGCCCGATTCCTCGGCGCCGCTTATGTCACTGTCTTCCGCAATACGCCGCTCACCCTGATTCTGCTTTTCTGTGTGTTCGGCCTGTACCAAACTCTCGACATCAGCCTGGCATCGACCAGTTCGTCAACGTTCGTGATCGACAACAACTTCCGCTTGGCGATCCTCGGACTGAGCATCTACACCGCGTCGTTTGTGTGCGAGTCGATTCGCGCCGGAATCAACACTGTCCATGCCGGACAGGCAGAAGCAGGACGGTCCCTGGGGTTGACCTTCCTGCAGAACCTCCGACTCATCGTTCTTCCGCAAGCTTTCCGCGCTGTGATCGCACCGCTCGGTAGCGTCCTGATCGCTCTCACCAAGAACTCCACCGTCGCCGCCGTCATCGGCGTGTCCGAGGCATCCAAATTGATGAAGGAGATTCTCGAAAACGAAGCCGCACTCTTCTTGACCGCAGGAATCTTTGCAGTCGGCTTTGTCATCTTGACCCTGCCGACCGGATTGCTCTTCGGCAAGCTCGCCAAGAAATTCGAGGTCTCACGATGA
- a CDS encoding glutamate ABC transporter substrate-binding protein has protein sequence MKINRSVRFGIGIMAIAFAATACGGGEESKTVSENAADGKLTIGIKFDQPGLGLRNADGTYTGFDVEVAKYVANELGVKPENITFKESPSAQRETLIQNGEVDYIVATYSITDARKEKVSFAGPYFVAGQSLLVNADNTDITGPESLNGGKILCSVAGSTPAQKVKDTYAKDVQLQEFDTYSACVEALRNGKVDAVTTDDIILAGYAAQSPGAFRIAGEPFTTENYGIGLAKDDSEGRGKINDAIEKMISSGAWAEAFTETVGPSGYPMPAPPTVNRY, from the coding sequence ATGAAGATCAATCGTTCCGTCCGTTTCGGAATCGGAATCATGGCCATCGCGTTCGCTGCCACAGCCTGTGGCGGCGGCGAGGAGAGCAAGACCGTCAGCGAGAACGCTGCTGACGGCAAGCTCACCATCGGTATCAAGTTCGACCAGCCGGGGCTCGGCTTGCGTAACGCAGACGGCACTTACACCGGTTTCGACGTCGAGGTCGCGAAGTACGTCGCAAACGAGTTGGGTGTGAAGCCCGAGAACATCACGTTCAAAGAGTCACCGTCCGCCCAGCGCGAGACGTTGATCCAGAACGGCGAGGTCGACTACATCGTCGCCACGTACTCCATCACGGACGCACGTAAGGAAAAGGTCAGCTTCGCGGGACCGTACTTCGTCGCCGGCCAGTCGCTGCTCGTCAACGCCGACAACACCGATATCACCGGCCCCGAATCTCTGAACGGTGGCAAGATCCTGTGCTCGGTGGCTGGTTCCACCCCCGCGCAGAAGGTGAAGGACACCTACGCCAAGGATGTTCAGCTTCAGGAGTTCGACACCTACTCAGCGTGTGTCGAAGCGCTGCGCAACGGCAAGGTCGACGCGGTCACGACCGACGACATCATTCTCGCCGGCTACGCGGCCCAGTCCCCCGGCGCATTCCGTATCGCCGGTGAGCCGTTCACGACCGAAAACTACGGAATCGGTCTGGCCAAGGACGATTCCGAAGGCCGCGGCAAGATCAACGACGCCATCGAGAAGATGATCTCGTCCGGTGCGTGGGCAGAAGCATTCACCGAGACGGTCGGCCCGTCCGGTTACCCGATGCCCGCGCCGCCCACCGTCAACCGGTACTGA
- the gluA gene encoding glutamate ABC transporter ATP-binding protein GluA: protein MISMTSVNKHFGDLHVLQEINLEVPQGQVVIVLGPSGSGKSTLCRTINRLEPIDSGTIAVDGKTLPEEGKALAALRADVGMVFQSFNLFAHKTILENVMLAPMKVRKAKKEDAKKTALQLLERVGIANQADKYPAQLSGGQQQRVAIARALAMQPKVMLFDEPTSALDPEMVNEVLDVMTSLAKEGMTMLVVTHEMGFARKAGDRVLFMADGQIVEDTNPTEFFTQPKSDRAKDFLGKILTH, encoded by the coding sequence ATGATCTCGATGACTTCGGTAAACAAGCACTTCGGGGATCTTCATGTGCTCCAAGAGATCAATCTCGAAGTGCCCCAGGGCCAAGTTGTGATCGTCCTGGGTCCGTCCGGTTCCGGCAAGTCGACGCTGTGCCGGACCATCAACCGGCTCGAACCCATCGATTCAGGCACCATCGCAGTCGACGGTAAGACCCTTCCCGAGGAAGGCAAGGCCCTCGCGGCGCTCCGCGCCGACGTCGGCATGGTTTTCCAGTCGTTCAACCTCTTTGCCCACAAGACGATCCTCGAGAACGTCATGCTCGCACCGATGAAAGTCCGCAAAGCCAAGAAAGAGGACGCAAAGAAGACCGCTCTTCAGTTGCTCGAGCGTGTCGGAATTGCCAATCAGGCCGACAAGTACCCGGCGCAACTTTCCGGCGGTCAGCAGCAGCGTGTCGCCATTGCTCGCGCTCTCGCGATGCAACCGAAAGTGATGCTGTTCGACGAGCCCACCTCCGCCCTCGACCCCGAAATGGTGAACGAAGTCCTCGACGTCATGACTTCCCTCGCAAAAGAGGGCATGACCATGCTCGTCGTGACCCACGAAATGGGCTTCGCACGTAAAGCCGGCGATCGGGTGCTGTTCATGGCTGACGGCCAGATCGTCGAAGACACCAACCCGACAGAGTTCTTCACCCAGCCCAAGTCGGATCGGGCCAAGGACTTCCTCGGAAAGATCCTCACGCACTGA